The following proteins are co-located in the Billgrantia tianxiuensis genome:
- the fis gene encoding DNA-binding transcriptional regulator Fis, protein MNREAFDPNADLPGLEDGPCADLTDLDSPSLASATLAEQPLREAVDAAMRRYFDHLDGGTVTDLYAMVMAEVEAPLLASVLEHTQGNQTRAAEMLGLNRGTLRKKLKQHDLI, encoded by the coding sequence ATGAATCGTGAAGCTTTTGACCCCAACGCCGATCTGCCTGGCCTGGAGGATGGCCCCTGCGCCGACCTGACGGACCTGGACAGCCCCTCTCTCGCATCGGCCACGTTGGCGGAGCAGCCGCTGCGCGAAGCCGTGGACGCCGCCATGCGACGCTATTTCGACCATCTCGATGGCGGTACCGTCACCGACCTCTACGCCATGGTCATGGCCGAGGTCGAGGCGCCGCTGCTGGCCAGTGTGCTCGAACATACCCAGGGCAACCAAACCCGTGCCGCCGAGATGCTCGGCCTCAATCGCGGTACGCTGCGCAAGAAGCTCAAGCAGCACGACCTGATCTGA
- the purH gene encoding bifunctional phosphoribosylaminoimidazolecarboxamide formyltransferase/IMP cyclohydrolase: MAQASPTPVRRALISVSDKTGIVDFARGLSERGVELLSTGGTFRLLQENGIAVTEVSEHTGFPEIMDGRVKTLHPKIHGGILGRRGQDDAVMAEHDIAPIDMVVVNLYPFAQTVAKPDCTLEDAIENIDIGGPTMVRACAKNHAHTTIVVDAGDYDRVLEEIASHGGAVSDATRFDLAVKAFEHTAGYDAAIADYLGQRVPGGEDGFPRTYNVQFVKKQAMRYGENPHQSAAFYVEADASEASVATARQLQGKELSFNNVADTDAAFECVKSFTDIACVIVKHANPCGVAVGATLCEAYDKAFATDPTSAFGGIIAFNRALDADTARAIIDRQFVEVIIAPGVEEAAVAIVAEKQNVRLLDVGDNWPGEREHAHDFKRVTGGLLVQDRDLGMVGRDELTVVSERVPSEQEMRDLAFAWKVAKYVKSNAIVYAKDGQTIGVGAGQMSRVYSAKIAGIKAADEGLSVPGSVMASDAFFPFRDGIDAAAAAGITAVIQPGGSMRDQEVIDAANEAGIAMVFTGMRHFRH; this comes from the coding sequence ATGGCCCAAGCCTCCCCCACCCCGGTACGCCGCGCGCTGATCAGCGTCTCCGACAAGACCGGCATCGTCGACTTCGCCCGCGGCCTGAGCGAACGCGGTGTCGAGCTGCTTTCGACCGGCGGCACCTTCCGCCTGCTGCAGGAGAACGGCATTGCCGTTACCGAGGTATCCGAGCACACCGGCTTCCCCGAGATCATGGACGGTCGCGTCAAGACGCTGCACCCGAAGATCCACGGGGGTATCCTCGGCCGCCGTGGCCAGGACGATGCGGTGATGGCCGAACACGACATCGCGCCCATCGACATGGTGGTGGTCAACCTATATCCCTTCGCCCAGACCGTGGCCAAGCCGGACTGCACGCTGGAAGACGCCATCGAGAACATCGACATCGGCGGCCCGACCATGGTGCGCGCCTGCGCCAAGAACCACGCTCACACCACCATCGTGGTGGATGCCGGAGACTATGATCGCGTACTCGAGGAGATCGCCTCACACGGCGGCGCGGTAAGCGATGCCACGCGCTTCGACCTGGCGGTCAAGGCATTCGAGCACACCGCCGGCTACGACGCCGCCATCGCCGACTACCTGGGCCAGCGGGTTCCCGGCGGCGAGGACGGCTTCCCACGCACCTACAACGTGCAGTTCGTCAAGAAGCAGGCCATGCGCTACGGCGAGAACCCGCACCAGAGCGCGGCGTTCTATGTCGAGGCCGACGCCAGCGAAGCCAGCGTCGCCACTGCCCGCCAGCTGCAGGGCAAGGAGCTGTCGTTCAACAACGTGGCCGACACCGACGCCGCCTTCGAGTGCGTCAAGAGTTTCACCGATATCGCCTGTGTGATCGTCAAGCACGCCAACCCCTGCGGCGTCGCCGTTGGCGCGACCCTGTGCGAGGCCTACGACAAGGCGTTCGCCACCGATCCCACCAGCGCCTTCGGCGGCATCATCGCCTTCAACCGGGCGCTGGATGCCGACACCGCCCGCGCCATCATCGACCGTCAGTTCGTCGAGGTGATCATCGCCCCCGGGGTCGAGGAAGCCGCCGTTGCCATCGTCGCCGAGAAGCAGAACGTACGCCTGCTCGATGTCGGCGACAACTGGCCTGGCGAGCGCGAACACGCCCACGACTTCAAGCGCGTCACCGGCGGCCTGCTGGTGCAGGATCGCGACCTCGGCATGGTCGGTCGCGACGAGCTGACCGTGGTCAGCGAGCGCGTGCCCAGCGAGCAAGAGATGCGCGACCTGGCCTTCGCCTGGAAGGTGGCCAAGTACGTCAAATCCAATGCCATCGTCTACGCCAAGGACGGTCAGACCATCGGCGTCGGCGCCGGCCAGATGAGCCGCGTCTACTCGGCCAAGATCGCCGGCATCAAGGCCGCCGACGAAGGCCTTTCCGTACCCGGCTCGGTGATGGCCTCGGACGCCTTCTTCCCCTTCCGTGACGGCATCGACGCCGCGGCGGCGGCCGGCATCACCGCCGTGATCCAGCCCGGCGGCTCCATGCGCGACCAAGAAGTGATCGACGCCGCCAACGAAGCGGGCATTGCCATGGTCTTCACCGGCATGCGCCACTTCAGACACTAA
- a CDS encoding NAD-dependent succinate-semialdehyde dehydrogenase → MEALKETQLYCPFAYIDGSWVAADSGEQIDVINPATGETFGTVPRLGRAETERAIAAADAALVGWRALTAQERADILMKWHDLMFEHQDDLAMIMTHEQGKPLKEAAGEIAYAASFIRWFAEEARRIYGETIPAAKPNQRIVVTKQPVGVVGAITPWNFPAAMITRKAGAALAAGCTIVIKPASQTPFSATALALLAERAGVPRGVFNVVPGRAGEIAAALTESPLVRKITFTGSTEVGRELMSRASQHIQKISLELGGNAPFIVFEDADLDAAVEGAMAAKFRNAGQTCICTNRFLVQSSVINAFCEKLAVAMNSELKVGDGTEPDINIGPLIDGNAVTKVSEHVHDAVDKGAELLLGGHPHPLGGNFFTPTLISFANGDMKVAQEETFGPLAAVFPFEDEEDAVQMANDTQYGLASYFYSRDLGRVWRVADALEYGMVGINTGLISNTAAPFGGVKASGLGREGGHQGIEEFLETKYLCIDLG, encoded by the coding sequence ATGGAAGCCCTCAAGGAAACGCAGCTCTATTGTCCGTTCGCCTACATCGACGGTAGTTGGGTGGCCGCCGACAGCGGTGAGCAGATCGACGTGATCAATCCGGCGACCGGCGAGACCTTCGGTACCGTGCCACGCCTGGGGCGTGCCGAGACCGAACGCGCCATCGCCGCGGCCGACGCCGCCCTAGTCGGCTGGCGTGCGCTGACCGCCCAGGAGCGTGCCGACATCCTGATGAAGTGGCACGATCTGATGTTCGAGCACCAGGACGACCTGGCGATGATCATGACCCACGAACAGGGCAAGCCGCTCAAGGAAGCGGCCGGAGAGATCGCCTATGCAGCCAGCTTCATCCGCTGGTTCGCCGAAGAGGCTCGGCGCATCTACGGCGAGACCATTCCCGCCGCCAAGCCCAATCAGCGCATCGTGGTCACCAAGCAGCCGGTGGGTGTGGTCGGTGCCATCACTCCGTGGAACTTCCCGGCGGCCATGATCACGCGCAAGGCCGGCGCGGCATTGGCGGCAGGTTGTACCATCGTCATCAAGCCGGCCAGCCAGACGCCGTTCTCGGCTACGGCGCTGGCGCTGTTGGCCGAGCGCGCCGGCGTGCCGCGCGGCGTGTTCAACGTAGTACCCGGTCGTGCCGGTGAAATCGCTGCGGCACTCACTGAGTCGCCGCTGGTGCGCAAGATCACCTTCACCGGCTCCACCGAGGTGGGGCGCGAGCTGATGTCGCGTGCCTCGCAGCATATCCAGAAGATTTCGCTGGAGCTTGGCGGTAACGCCCCGTTCATCGTATTCGAGGATGCCGATCTCGATGCCGCGGTGGAGGGCGCCATGGCGGCCAAGTTCCGCAATGCCGGCCAGACCTGTATCTGCACCAACCGCTTCCTGGTGCAGTCGAGCGTGATCAACGCCTTCTGCGAGAAGCTGGCCGTGGCGATGAACAGCGAGCTTAAAGTGGGTGACGGTACCGAGCCGGACATCAACATCGGCCCGCTGATCGACGGTAACGCGGTGACCAAGGTCAGCGAGCACGTGCATGATGCTGTCGACAAGGGGGCCGAACTGTTGCTGGGCGGCCATCCTCATCCGCTGGGCGGCAATTTCTTCACCCCGACGCTGATCAGCTTCGCCAACGGCGACATGAAGGTGGCCCAGGAGGAAACCTTCGGGCCGCTGGCAGCGGTGTTCCCCTTCGAAGACGAGGAGGACGCCGTGCAGATGGCCAACGACACCCAGTACGGCCTGGCCTCCTACTTCTACTCCCGCGATCTGGGCCGGGTATGGCGCGTCGCCGACGCGCTGGAGTACGGCATGGTGGGCATCAACACTGGCCTGATCTCCAATACCGCGGCGCCGTTTGGCGGCGTCAAGGCCTCGGGGCTTGGTCGCGAGGGCGGTCACCAGGGCATCGAGGAGTTTCTGGAGACCAAGTACCTCTGCATCGACCTGGGCTGA
- a CDS encoding DUF4190 domain-containing protein yields the protein MERNSSSQDSPRRRHAPWAMTAIVTALIALLFQGSLPPLNIAAAIFAVMGLRQIRRQPERYIGRALCWIAIALVLILAILNAMLQPPVPGDAPVTVPEPGAVQEQ from the coding sequence TTGGAACGCAACAGCTCCTCACAGGATTCGCCGCGGCGACGCCATGCCCCCTGGGCCATGACCGCCATCGTCACCGCACTCATCGCCCTGCTGTTCCAGGGTAGCCTGCCGCCGCTGAACATCGCCGCCGCCATCTTCGCCGTGATGGGGCTGCGCCAGATTCGACGCCAGCCCGAGCGCTACATTGGCCGGGCACTGTGTTGGATTGCCATCGCACTGGTCCTGATTCTTGCCATACTGAACGCGATGCTTCAGCCGCCGGTACCGGGCGACGCTCCCGTCACCGTTCCCGAGCCGGGTGCCGTACAGGAACAGTGA
- the folX gene encoding dihydroneopterin triphosphate 2'-epimerase, with amino-acid sequence MPLHALDDQHLDHDLATIRIKNLRLRTFIGIKDDEINNRQDVVINAVFRYRADKAVEFNHIEQALNYRTITKELIELVEGNRFLLLERMTREVLDLIMSHEQVLMAQVEIDKPHALRFADSVSITLSASREPRRNR; translated from the coding sequence ATGCCGCTGCATGCCCTGGACGACCAGCATCTCGATCACGACCTGGCCACGATTCGCATCAAGAATCTGCGCCTGCGTACCTTCATCGGTATCAAGGACGATGAGATCAACAACCGCCAGGACGTGGTCATCAATGCAGTGTTCCGCTATCGAGCCGACAAGGCGGTGGAGTTCAACCACATCGAACAGGCGCTCAACTACCGTACGATCACCAAGGAGCTGATCGAGCTAGTGGAGGGTAATCGCTTCCTGCTTCTCGAGCGCATGACGCGAGAGGTTCTCGACCTGATCATGTCGCACGAGCAGGTTCTGATGGCACAGGTCGAGATCGACAAGCCGCACGCGCTTCGCTTCGCCGATTCGGTCTCTATTACTCTCTCGGCTAGTCGTGAACCGCGTCGCAACCGCTGA
- the folE gene encoding GTP cyclohydrolase I FolE has protein sequence MNEELANHYRQIILELGEDPSREGLRDTPKRAAKAMQFLTRGYSQTLEEIINGAVFESETDEMVLIKDIELYSMCEHHLLPFIGKCHIAYLPNGKVLGLSKFARIVDMYARRMQIQENLTRQIAEAVLQVTGARGVAVVIEARHLCMMMRGVEKQNSSMTSSVMLGTFRDNQPTRQEFLTLVSGR, from the coding sequence ATGAACGAAGAACTTGCCAACCATTATCGTCAGATCATTCTCGAGCTGGGGGAGGACCCGAGCCGGGAGGGACTGCGCGATACGCCGAAGCGGGCCGCCAAGGCGATGCAGTTTCTCACTCGTGGCTATTCCCAGACCCTCGAGGAGATCATCAACGGCGCCGTATTCGAGAGTGAGACCGACGAGATGGTGCTGATCAAGGACATCGAGCTCTATTCGATGTGCGAGCACCATCTGCTGCCCTTCATTGGCAAGTGCCATATCGCCTATCTGCCCAACGGCAAGGTGCTGGGACTCTCCAAGTTTGCCCGCATCGTCGACATGTATGCCCGCCGCATGCAGATCCAGGAGAACCTGACGCGACAGATCGCGGAGGCGGTGCTGCAGGTTACCGGAGCCCGCGGCGTCGCGGTGGTGATCGAGGCGCGTCATTTGTGCATGATGATGCGCGGCGTCGAGAAGCAGAACTCCAGCATGACCTCCTCGGTGATGTTGGGTACCTTTCGCGACAACCAGCCGACACGCCAAGAATTTCTCACACTGGTCAGCGGCCGCTGA
- a CDS encoding serine/threonine protein kinase, whose translation MQSVTHPFATLAPARVVAAIESLGFWLPGEPFALNSYENRVFLLYDDEGQRWVAKFYRPERWSDEQIQEEHDFLAELRGEGVAVAVPWRDEAGRSLHHVEGFRLALFPHLPGQAPELENPAHLFALGELIGAVHAVGERGEFRHRIRLDLDDMVREAQARVLAAPWLERRQRQAYERISDALHDELAAYAWSPRQTIRTQGDCHIGNLLGRDDNFALVDFDDCLMAPAVQDVWMFLTAEHEAEWQMQLSEVLEGYEQHREFDRRELGLIEPLRTLRLMRHSAWLVSRWDDPAFPLAFPWVTDTGYWDRHLRELEQQRMVLGRGPRWLA comes from the coding sequence ATGCAGAGCGTGACACATCCTTTCGCCACCCTTGCCCCTGCCCGTGTCGTGGCGGCCATCGAGTCGCTCGGCTTCTGGTTGCCCGGGGAGCCGTTCGCGCTGAACAGCTACGAGAACCGCGTCTTTTTGCTGTATGACGATGAAGGACAGCGCTGGGTGGCCAAGTTCTATCGACCCGAGCGTTGGAGTGACGAGCAGATCCAGGAGGAGCACGACTTCCTCGCTGAGCTGCGCGGGGAAGGCGTGGCCGTGGCGGTGCCCTGGCGCGACGAGGCCGGGCGTAGCCTGCATCACGTGGAGGGGTTTCGGCTGGCGCTGTTTCCCCACTTGCCGGGGCAGGCGCCGGAGCTGGAGAACCCCGCTCACCTGTTCGCCCTGGGCGAGCTGATTGGTGCCGTGCATGCGGTAGGGGAGCGCGGCGAGTTCCGGCATCGCATCAGGCTCGACCTGGATGACATGGTGCGCGAGGCGCAGGCACGCGTGCTGGCTGCGCCCTGGCTGGAACGGCGCCAGCGCCAGGCTTATGAACGCATCTCGGATGCGCTGCATGATGAACTCGCGGCATACGCCTGGTCACCCAGGCAGACGATCCGGACCCAGGGAGATTGCCATATCGGCAACCTGCTGGGGCGTGACGACAACTTCGCCCTGGTGGATTTTGATGACTGCCTGATGGCGCCTGCCGTGCAGGATGTGTGGATGTTTCTCACCGCCGAGCACGAAGCCGAGTGGCAGATGCAGCTGTCGGAAGTGTTGGAGGGCTACGAGCAGCATCGGGAGTTCGATCGTCGCGAACTGGGCTTGATCGAGCCCCTGCGTACGTTGCGCCTCATGCGCCACAGCGCCTGGCTGGTATCGCGCTGGGACGATCCGGCCTTTCCCTTGGCGTTTCCCTGGGTCACCGACACCGGCTACTGGGACCGACACCTCCGGGAGCTGGAACAGCAGCGCATGGTACTGGGGCGGGGGCCGCGCTGGCTGGCCTGA
- a CDS encoding ComF family protein: MRLGGWLSSLWHGLDATLRQALPGRCGFCLAPAERDRSWCEACFESLPWNLPACPNCAEPQPPGSLAGKRCGHCLTRPPLFIRSRVPLRYEDEVARLMQRFKFHASPRAGNVLLELFELGLSPEALAWPEALIPVPLHPRRARERGFDQADWLARRLATRHGLVLARAQRRQHTRSQRGLDRAERYHNLRGGFVVKGTLPSRVALLDDVMTTGATLDALAQACLAAGAREVEAWAVARTPLAGG, encoded by the coding sequence ATGCGACTAGGTGGCTGGCTGAGTTCGCTCTGGCATGGCCTCGACGCCACGCTACGCCAGGCGTTGCCGGGGCGCTGTGGCTTCTGCCTGGCGCCGGCCGAGCGGGATCGCTCCTGGTGCGAGGCCTGCTTCGAGTCGCTGCCGTGGAACCTGCCGGCTTGTCCCAACTGCGCCGAACCGCAGCCACCGGGGTCGCTGGCGGGCAAGCGCTGCGGCCACTGTCTGACCCGGCCGCCGCTGTTCATTCGTTCGCGAGTGCCGCTGCGCTACGAGGACGAAGTGGCCAGGTTGATGCAGCGCTTCAAGTTTCATGCCTCGCCGCGTGCCGGCAACGTACTGCTCGAGCTGTTCGAACTCGGCCTGTCGCCTGAGGCGCTGGCCTGGCCCGAGGCGCTGATACCGGTGCCGCTCCATCCCCGGCGGGCCCGGGAGCGCGGCTTCGATCAGGCCGACTGGCTGGCCCGACGCCTGGCAACGCGTCACGGCCTGGTGTTGGCGCGTGCGCAGCGGCGCCAGCATACCCGCTCGCAGCGCGGTCTTGATCGTGCCGAGCGTTACCATAACCTGCGCGGGGGCTTCGTGGTCAAGGGAACGCTGCCGTCCCGCGTGGCGCTGCTCGATGATGTCATGACCACTGGGGCTACGCTGGATGCTCTGGCACAAGCCTGCCTGGCAGCCGGAGCTCGAGAGGTCGAGGCCTGGGCAGTAGCGCGTACGCCGCTGGCGGGCGGGTGA
- the bioB gene encoding biotin synthase BioB: MTDASQAGPNAPAFHQAPIRHDWSLAEIEALLALPFNDLLFRAQQVHRAHFDANAVQVSTLLSIKTGACPEDCKYCPQSGHYTTGLDKEKLLEIEKVVAQAKAAQEAGASRFCMGAAWRSPREKDLTVVMEMVRQVKALGLETCMTLGMVDTDQASRLAEAGLDYYNHNLDTSPEYYGEIITTRTYADRLETLANVREAGMKVCSGGILGMGEAPRDRAALLQQLARLDPHPESVPINMLVKVPGTPLEDVEDLDPIEFIRAIAVARILMPASHVRLSAGREQMDESTQALAFLAGANSIFYGDKLLTTGNPQAARDKALFAKLGLHPERRSTCHGDDAQQAALETAVAHQSQQALSAALAYDATQA; this comes from the coding sequence ATGACCGATGCCTCGCAGGCTGGCCCGAACGCACCAGCCTTCCATCAAGCGCCGATTCGTCACGACTGGTCGCTGGCCGAAATCGAGGCGCTGCTCGCGCTACCCTTCAACGATTTGCTATTCCGAGCCCAGCAGGTGCACCGGGCCCACTTCGATGCCAATGCCGTGCAGGTTTCCACGCTGCTGTCGATCAAGACCGGCGCCTGCCCGGAAGACTGCAAGTACTGTCCACAGTCGGGCCACTACACGACCGGGCTGGACAAGGAGAAGTTGCTCGAGATCGAGAAGGTGGTCGCCCAGGCCAAGGCCGCTCAGGAAGCCGGCGCCAGTCGCTTCTGCATGGGTGCTGCCTGGCGCAGCCCGCGCGAGAAAGACCTGACCGTGGTGATGGAGATGGTGCGCCAGGTCAAGGCATTGGGTCTCGAGACCTGCATGACGCTGGGCATGGTCGACACAGACCAGGCAAGCCGCCTGGCCGAGGCCGGCCTCGATTATTACAACCACAATCTCGACACCTCGCCGGAATACTATGGTGAGATCATCACCACCCGCACCTATGCCGATCGCCTGGAGACCCTGGCCAACGTGCGCGAGGCGGGCATGAAGGTCTGCTCGGGCGGCATTCTCGGCATGGGCGAGGCACCCCGCGATCGCGCCGCCCTGCTGCAGCAGTTGGCCAGGCTCGATCCGCATCCCGAGTCGGTGCCGATCAACATGCTGGTCAAGGTGCCCGGCACGCCTCTGGAGGATGTGGAAGATCTCGACCCCATCGAATTCATACGCGCCATCGCCGTGGCACGCATATTGATGCCGGCAAGCCACGTGCGCCTCTCCGCAGGTCGCGAGCAGATGGACGAGTCGACCCAGGCGCTGGCCTTCCTCGCCGGGGCCAACTCCATCTTCTATGGCGACAAGCTGTTGACTACCGGCAACCCCCAGGCCGCGCGTGACAAGGCCCTGTTCGCCAAGCTCGGTCTGCATCCTGAGCGGCGCAGCACCTGTCATGGCGACGATGCGCAGCAGGCCGCTCTCGAGACTGCCGTGGCGCACCAGTCGCAGCAAGCCCTCAGCGCGGCGCTGGCCTACGACGCGACCCAGGCCTGA